One genomic region from Homalodisca vitripennis isolate AUS2020 chromosome 6, UT_GWSS_2.1, whole genome shotgun sequence encodes:
- the LOC124365110 gene encoding mitochondrial fission 1 protein-like: MEEVLDEVVSSEDLKKFEREYHEQLYKSQVTTSAQFNYAWCLVRSKYPADIRKGILLLEDLYQDNQGDERRDYLYYLAIGNARIKEYSKALNYVRSFLNLEPANAQVQALEATIKKRMEKEGLMGMALAGTAVLAMGGLVALGVALAKGKS; this comes from the exons AAATTCGAACGTGAATATCATGAACAACTTTATAAAAGCCAAGTAACTACATCAGCTCAGTTCAATTATGCTTGGTGTCTGGTGCGTAGTAAATATCCTGCAGACATTAGAAAAGGAATCTTACTTTTGGAAGACCTTTACCAGGACAACCAAGGAGATGAAAGACGTGACTATTTGTATTATTTGGCAATTGGGAATGCTAGAATAAAG GAATATTCCAAAGCTTTAAACTATGTTCGATCATTTCTGAATTTGGAGCCAGCAAATGCACAAGTCCAGGCGTTGGAAGCTACCATTAAAAAGAGAATGGAAAAAG AAGGACTGATGGGCATGGCACTGGCAGGTACAGCTGTTCTCGCCATGGGAGGCCTTGTTGCACTAGGAGTAGCACTCGCCAAGGGGAAATCCTAA